The DNA window caaattgagttccaggatagctagagctacacagagaaaccttgtcttgaaaaacaaaaacaacaaaagaaagaaaagagagaaaagaaaagaaaagaaaagaaaagaaagaaagaaagaaagaaagaaagaacaggggCTCTACTTAGCTGCTCTCCCAAGGAACTAATCCCCAAGAAGAGGAGGCTGGATTGATCCACTGCCCACAGGAGGAAATCTGCCAGCAGATGAGATTGTATTCTttgagctcaggaggcagaggcaaagaagACAGAGACGGGTTTGCAGCACAGAGGGGCCACAGAGGGGCCACGGGGTCTGGGCCCTCAGACGTGGTACAAACTGTACATGGCTATGCAAACTCAAGCCCTTTTGCTCACCTGGACATCTTGTTCTTCCAAGTTGTAGTCAATGATTCCAGAGTATCTCTCACGGCCCCCCTAAGTGGAGACACTGTTCTCAGGTTTCGTGGAAGAGCAGACTTTTGTCCAGACCCTGGTCTCTCCGAAGCTCTCCCTTGTCACAGGACAGCAGAACTCCCTACTCTGGCCCATCCCCAGCCTGAGGAGCACAAGTCCCTTCCCTGGCAGGCCGAGCCTCACCTTGCTCAGGGCCAGGAGCAGGTCCTGCAAGATGCCATTGGTCTCAGTTCTGATAtcttcctcagcctccacctGGAAATCTGGGGCAGGGTCAGGAGCCTTTTGACTCCTTCTGAATTTTCCCAGGGTAGATAGCTTTAGGACTTGTCACGTGTTGGACAACTGGGTCCTAACAGTCCTCCTCCTtttgttttcaaagatttatgtttttatttatatggggGGTTGCCCAGGGAGGCTAGAGgtgccttggagctggagttgcagggggTTGTGAACCATccgatgtgggagctgggaaccgaactcaggtcctcctgatgCTCTGAGCTGCTGAGCCGCTGCTCCAGCCCCCTAACCATCCATCTCCCTCCTATGCAGGCTTGATGGCTGATGTTTCCCAGGATGGAAGACATGGGTGCCATCACGGCTACTCTGAAAACATTCCTAAGTTCATCCCCAAACCTTCCCACTGGGAACTCCATCCGTTGTTAGACAACCAGGAGTAACTAGAGATAGGGGATCCCAGATCATGAAGCAAGTTGCTTAGGGCTGAGCCCGAGAGTGAGCAGGAGTGGGGAAGACAGGAGAATGAAGACTCCAggagagcacttgcccagcatgtgctgAAACCCTGGGTCCAATCTctagaacagaaagaaaggaggaaggaagagagaagacgaAACGTCAGTCATGGAGGCccatgcctgtaagcccagcactggggggcTGAGTCATGTGGACCATGAATTCAAAGCATTTCATCTACGTGAAACTATAATGTCTCAGGAGAggggaagaaacaaaaaagaaagatggaaacaGAACCAAGAGGAGCTCCCTAGAGGGAAGAGAGGGTTGAGAACACAGAGCAGCGTGAGCCATGAAGCAGTgaaaactgaagagagagagagaggacctgtgatgggaggagaggagggtgggaaAAGCTGCTCCCAAATGAGTAGGTGAGGCAGGGTCTGATAGGTGACGGCGGGACTTATAAAAGGTCACCACCTGTCCCCCAGGCAGCAGCAAGGGGCTGCTGTTTCAGTACCTAACTAATGTCATTACTGTGAGGTTTGCCCTGGGGCTCCAGACTAAGTTAATCATTGTTTCTCTTTAATGATCACCTGTGGCTCTCTCccctggggagactgaggcactggcagtggggggtgggggtgggggtgggggtgggggaaccgTGCTGGGAGCAGAGACCTTCGCAGAGGGAATAGAATTTGGTCAGTCAGGGTTCCAGATCTGCAAGGACCGTCGGAGAGGAGTGGATTGCCCCCACACCCTTCGACTCGTGGGGACCCCTCATACATTCTTACCGTGCTTGTATACTGCCAGGCACTCCTGCAGTCGGGGTGCTGCTCGGGTGGCCAGGATCTCCAAGGCCACATCCTCAGCAGAACCCGAGGCCTGCAAGAGATTGTGAGGCCCCTTGACACTGGACCATATCGTTAGCCCAGCAAGATGGCAGACAGAGAGCTGGAGAGCAGGCACTAGCAGGCACCCATAGGATTGAGGGGTCTCTAGGCCCAATCTCTGGAGAGGTCAAGGCCAGTCGGCCGCCCTTCCTCTCACTTGGTGTCCTTGTTCCCAGACAAGCCAGCAGCTGGCCTCTCCTGGTACCTTCAAGGCCGTCCTCAGTTCCTGGGCATCAAACTGGGCTGCGGGTTGTAGAAGGGCAACCACGATTTTTTCGAGGTGGCCAGAGAGTGCCGCCTGCAAAGACTTCAATAGATCCTGCATACATggaccacagacagacagacagacagaggtcaAGGAAGGCCCCAGTCATGGGAAGCTTAGGCTGTTATCCCAGCCTTGGCCACCAAGTCCCTGATTAGCCAAAGGGAGGGCTGGCCATGGCTGGAGCTCAAGCCCTCCAGGGGGTCTCCACCCtgtctgtctccagctccccaccTGTTTGGTTCGCTCTTGGAAGGCTCGAGAGATGAgctgtctctgctctctgctccgaTTGGTCAGTACATCCACAATGGTGCTGTGGTCCACACCTGAACCAAGACAAAACCAGGCGGCCACGAGGGAGGGAGTTCACAGTTGTGCATTCCCAACTCTTCCAGGAAGAGAAGACCAGGGGCTACTTCATCCCTACTAACACTTGTTCTTAAGGCGAtgcaaagaaaatgtcaaaaacatTCAGAGAGCCAGcaggggcacacgcctttaatcccagcgctcgggaggatctctgtgagttcgagaccagcctggactacagagtgagttctaggacagccagagctacacagagaaaccctgttttgggggaagggggaaaaaaaaaggaaggaaataaataaatctgactCAAATCCTAATTCAGGCAAAAAGTGACCTAGTTatggtggttaaaaaaaaaaaaaaaaagggaagaaagaaaagaaaaccataaatgaaaaaaaatattttaaagggctTTTTGGGTGGGGCCCATTAATTTGGCTTAGAATCCCGGCTCTCCTGTTATAagctatgtgaccttgggcaagcttCTTAATCTCTCTGGGCCCCGGTTTCCTCATGTGTGGAAGGGAAATAAGCCTGACCTGACAAGGGTGTTGTGAGAGGGGATGACACACCACCGCAGAACTCGACATACTAGAATCAAATATTTCAACAATACTCCCAAAACATCACCAGCTCCACCTCCTTCAGGCTccttaaaaagatgtttttaaagccagctggtggtggcacatgtttttaatcccagcactcaggaggcagaggcaggtgggtctctgagttccaggccagcctggtctacagagcgagttctaagacagccaggactccacagagaaacctgtctcaaaaaaaaaaaaaaaaaaagatttaaaaaaaaaacgtaAGTGTGTGGTGGTGGGATAAAGAACACTAGctattcttccaggggacccagttcaagtcccacatggtgacttacaaccatctaaaactccagttccaggggctctgacccccctcttctggcctctgtgggcaccaggcttgCTTGTCACAGTatgcacagacatagacacaggcaAAGtaaacatgcacataaaataaaaataaaatactaaagttttaaagagagagaaaggaagaaagaaggaaggaaggaaggaagacagacagaagcaGACCAGCAGTGAGGCATGATGgctcttgcctgtaatcccatcacttgggaaactgatgcaggaggattactaCAAATTTGAAGCTAGCTTGagatacagaatgagaccctgtcgggtgtggtggcacacacccttgaccccagcactggagaagcagatgcaggtggatatgagttggaggccagcctggtctccgtAGTGAATCCAGGCTAGCTAGTGTTAcaaatgagaccctatctcaaaataaaacaataaaataaaataaaaatcagagcaaCATTGAAAGGTAGACCCTAAACACCAAAGGCAGGAGCTTACCTTGGCCTGTAATGGCCTTCAGCAGCTTCTGAACATCCTTGTCCACACTGAAGCTCAAGAAAGTCCTGAGGGTGCCCAGGGTCCCCCAAGCTGCAGTCTGCAGGAGCATGAGAACATGGTGTCATGAGGAGGGAGCCAGCCTTCCACCTCCTCCCATTGTGTCCCtttactgtgtgtgcatgggagtCAGAGGATGAGGAAGTGCATTATCTGcttccatgtgggtcctagggatcagactcaggttgtcaagGCTTCCacccagctgagctatctctccaatgCCTTTCCACTTTCCTCTTCCCCAACATCTCCTGGCCCCTGAGTGGACACATTAAAATTTattgttggggctggagatgtggctcagtggtagagcactaacCTGTCAAGTATAAAGCAAGACCAATCACCAGCACCACTGAATAAACAAATACGTTTCTGAAGTCCCAACAGCCTGTACCTTGTTGGCGAGGCCCAGGGAGCTGAGGATCTCCTGGGTCAGGGATGCACCCATTCTTCCGCTGCTCACAGACATAGTTCAACTGGCTTCCctgcgggaggagacaggagttagCTGAGGGAATGTCCCACTTGGGCCTGCTGATGGCCTCTAATGTGGCCTGGACTCTCTCAACCCATTCCTTTCCTTTGttgcagaaaataaatgaaggagTAATGGCGTTTTGAACTGCTCTGCAGGcgtgaggatggaggaggagggcaaTGGGAAGAGCCTCCCTTCCCCGcgttctccttcctttcctaagCCAGGTCTGGCTGGGGAGGCACTTACCAACGGTTTCCCTCCACCCAAGGCCCCTGAACCCTCAGTCTGAGATGATGCCCCCTTCTGAGGCTCAGGTCCCTCCCTTTCCTGACTTCTCAGGCAGCCGAGGTGAGGTGGCGTAAGGATGTACAGGTGGGAGACAGCTCCAGTCACTCCTCCTCCCCACAGGTGAGCTCCAACCCCTACCTGAAGagctgcttcctgcctgcctgtcctTCCCCCCCAGGAGTCTCAGGTGGGTCTTTAGGTCAGCAAATGTATTCTGGGCTGATGGAGGCGTCCTTGTAGGAACATGAGTACCTGGGCATAGACTAGACTCTCTCATGCGGGGAAAGGAGCACATCCTCCCTCAATCAGTAAGTTCTCCCTCCCCCAGATAAGGGCTCAGTTCCAGGACTTACCCCAAAGGTGCTAGAGGTGAGGTGGGTGATGTGGCCTGTGTGGGCACCAGCTCCTGTGTAGCCTGGTGGTGGAGAGGAGCAGTGAGGAGCCCAGGCTGAGCAGCCAGCCAGATGACCTCCCTTGCAGACCAGCCCAGTTGTTGTCTCTgactccagcccctcccagacGTGGGAGAGGACCAGGCTGTACAGGGTCTACCAGCAAACACCTCCCTGCCTAGCATCTCTCCTCCCAGGAACTGGCCCTTAACCCACGCAAGTGAACTCTGCTCAGCCTCTCCACTCAGCCAAGGACACAAGAGGCTTTGTGCGTTGCTTTCCCTGCGGGGCCAGCTTGGGACCGCAGAAACCTAGCCTCCCGTCTTGCTTCTGACCTGGCCCTACCACTGACTCCAACTCCCTGGGGgtaaaggggaggggggagggcaaGGGGAATGTAGGTCAGGCAGGCTCCAGGCTGATTTCAAGGTTGATAGAGAAAAACCTGTTGGGACACATACCATCAGGGCACCCCAGCCTGCACCCCACAGGGGGTCCCGGCCCAGAAGTTCTGTGATTATGCCTCAGGGAAACCACCCTCCAAGGGTAGGGAGGCGAGGGGATTGTTTCTATCTGTGGGGAAGGGAGGGTACACAGGTAATCAGGGGTGAGAGCAGAGCCACAGAGTCAGGAAAGAAAAATGCAGAGGGTGTTCCCTGTAGACCGGCACCGTGGGAGCGCTGTGCTCCCAAAGGCCGCCAGCAGATGGAGGAGGATCCCAGGGCCCGGATTTCTCAATCTCCTTCAGCCTTTTAGCTGCCAGTGTTCCTTGGCTGTTCAGGCTGCAGGTGATAACAGTCCCAACAGCTAAGCCTGAGGCTGTTGGCACACAGTAGCAGGTGCTCAatccctctgagcctcagggatcctgaGTGATTGCTTAGCCCTCTGGGCTGGATCCGTAAGGCTTGGGGAGCCAGCCGTCTATTTCCTGCCTCCAGTCTTCTGCTGTTCTCCAAACCCAGGGTGGTCCTCCTTGATCTCCCAGAAGGAGAGGGTTACAGTACATTTACTGCTACCCCACACAGGAAACGCGTGGGGACACTGGTAATGAAGTTCCACGATGGCAATCATATTCTGATTTTCTCCCTCACTAAAGTGGAAAACATACTCCAATTTTAGAATCAGAGGATGCATGGTCAATCTCTAATTtcgaatttatttatttgtttgtttgtttatttattttttgagacagggtctttctacatagtctgggctgtcctggaacttgcctctgcctcctgagtgctgggattaaaggcatgtgccatcacacccagcaatcctaattcttaaatttttctttttcttcttcttcttcttttttttttttttaaagatttatttatttactgtgtatatagcatgtatgactgcaggtcagaagagggcaccagatctcattacagatggttgtgagccaccatgtggttgctgggaattgaactcaggacctctggaagaacagcctgagccatctctccagccccttctttttcttcttttctctttgtttgtttttgtttttttgagacagggtttctctgtgtagccctggttgtcctggaactgactttgtagcccaggctggccttcaactcagagatcacctgcctctgcctcctgagtgctgggatcaaaggtgtgcattgCCATGCCTGGATCCTTGAAATTTTCTTtattgtgcatgtgcacatacatgtgtgcagctGAGAGGAAAACTCATGGGATAGTCCTCCCCTTCCAGCAGACGGGTTCCTAGGGTGTGAGTTCCAAGGTCAGTCTGGTGGCAAGTGTCCTTACTGAGTGAGCTCTCTTGCTGGCctttttggttttgcttgtttgtttgtgggaAGGTACAGGATGTTattctatagctcaggctagcctggaactcaggatgaagcccaggctggctttgagctcaccattctcttacttcagcttcaagtgctgagatttccaggtgtgagccatcacccgGTCTGCCACTTGTTAGAGTCTGTAATCTTAGCTGACATTTCATGATCTCCACATGGAAAGGGCAGGAGAAACTGTAgggcagaggagaagagaggcTGGCGCATCTGAGGCTGTTTCTTAGGAGGGGTAAATGAGGCAGCGTGTCATCCTGTCAGTTAGGGTgttagattaaataaataaaaatgtacaacTCCCAGGTAATTAGTCCACATAAACAGTGAATAATTTGTTGGTAATAGTATGACCAGATATTTAAGGTGATTACTTAGACTAACACGTTATTTATCGTTTACCTGAAATTCTACTCTAATAGGATGGATAGCCTGGGCTGTCCCTGAGAACTCCAATAGGCCTCAGTCTCTGCACTGTGGCTAAGGGCTAAAGCTGCACATCTAGATCTCCCAGGGTCAGAATTTTTGAGTGATGCTGGACAGGTGCCTGAAGGTCCTGTGCTCAGTTTTCTTATCCTCAGAACAGAGCCCGGGgcaaggctgcagagatggctcagtagataagagccctggctgttcttgcagaggatcagggttcaatgCTCAACACCTATAAGGCAGCtttcaactgtctgtaactccagttctggggacccAATGTCCCCTTCTTGCCTCTTTGGGCTCTACATGTACacggtgtacagacatacatgcagttgaaacatccatatacataaaataaaaataaaaataaatactttttcttccttttttttttttttttttttttttttgagacaaggtcttctatgtagttctggctgtcctggaacttgctatgtagaccaggttggcctcaaactcacagaaatcctcctgcctttaccttccaagtgctgagattaaaggcttgtgccaccacacctgactaaatacatctttaaacaCGAAAGCAGACTGGGTAAGAAGCTGAGTGAcagaaaggccctgggttccaatcTTAGCACTGAAAAACATAAACCTCTCTCATATACACAAAAGGAGAAACGAGACTGGAGAGAGAGTGggattagcagttaagaacacttgcttctcttacagaggacttgggctcagtccccaggacctacatggtggtttacaatCATCCGTAACTCTAGtaccaggagatctgatgtcttcttctggcctctccaggcaccAAGTAAGCACACgtggtgtgcacacatacatgtaggtgaAACACACtcgtataaataaaataaattttcaaaaaagtGTTTatcactaatgacagtctatgttggagagaatgcggagcaaagggaacactcctccactgttggtgggagtgcaaacttgtacaagcactgtggaaatcagtatggtggtttctcagaaaattgggaatcatctacctcaggacccagccataccattcttgggcatatacccaaggaatgctcaatcataccacaaagatacatgctcaactatgttcatatcagcactattcttaatagccagaacctggaaacaacctagatgcccgtcatctgaagaatggattaagaaaatgtggtacatatacacaatggagtactactcagcagagaaaaacgatgacagcatgaaatttgcaggcaaatggatggatctagaaaatatcatcctgagtgaggtaacccaaacccagaaggacaaacatggtatgtactcactcataagtggattctagatataaagtaaagaacaatcagactgcaacccacagaaccagggaggctatatagcaggggggaccctaggatgactgtggcttataataagttttggttttactcaattactgggcaagcctcaatgaaacatttcactattaggataagaatttgtactgtatcaagctgatattaggaaaaataaataaataaataaaaatgaaaaaaaaagagtgtttatGTTGTAGGTTGTTGTGAGAACTAGATAAATATATATTGAGATGGAGCTTTAAGTTGGGGCAGAGTCATTGCCTCTCAAGGATGATGCCCAAGTTCTGTCTTTAGCAGCCCTCTAAATAATATACAGTATTTAAAAAGTGCTGGTCACAGAGTAGGAAGTATGCATGTCCAAATGCTAACATATGGCAACAAGTATTGTTACAATCTTATTTTATACTAATAACTGTTGCTTCTTCCTGCCAAATCTGACCCTGGCAGGCTTCAACATCTTTCCTGCCATTCCCCAAGAgtgccacaagagggcatcagcaACTGACAGTATTATTAATAAACCACCTCGGGCCCCTTGAAGTCCCTAGCTCCACCTGAGCATATCGATGGGCTCTCATAACCCACTTGTCAGAGGTGCAGCATGGGCTGACCTCTGAGGATATGCTGG is part of the Peromyscus eremicus chromosome 6, PerEre_H2_v1, whole genome shotgun sequence genome and encodes:
- the Anxa9 gene encoding annexin A9, whose amino-acid sequence is MSVSSGRMGASLTQEILSSLGLANKTAAWGTLGTLRTFLSFSVDKDVQKLLKAITGQGVDHSTIVDVLTNRSREQRQLISRAFQERTKQDLLKSLQAALSGHLEKIVVALLQPAAQFDAQELRTALKASGSAEDVALEILATRAAPRLQECLAVYKHDFQVEAEEDIRTETNGILQDLLLALSKGGRERYSGIIDYNLEEQDVQALQQTGGSSMAGQWVLIFTQRSPEHLIRVFDQYRRCTGQELEDAIRNCFHGDAQQALLGLASIMRNTALYFADKLHQALQETEPNFQVLIRVLISRSETDLLSIRAEFKKKFGKSLYSSLQDAVRGDYHSALLALCRAEDI